In a genomic window of Cynocephalus volans isolate mCynVol1 chromosome 1, mCynVol1.pri, whole genome shotgun sequence:
- the GPR87 gene encoding G-protein coupled receptor 87 encodes MGLNLTLAKLPNNELHGQGGHTPSNTSDGTGKNTTLNNEFDTIVLPVLYLIIFVASILLNGLAVWIFFHIRNKTSFIFYLKNIVVADLIMTLTFPFRIVHDAGFGPWYFNFILCRYTSVLFYANMYTSIVFLGLISIDRYLKVVKPFGDSRMYSITFTKVLSVCVWVIMTVLSLPNIILTNGQPTKENIQDCMKLKSPLGIKWHEAVIYINSCLFVAVLVILIGCYIAISRYIHKSSRQFISQSSRKRKHNQSIRVVVAVFFTCFLPYHLCRIPFTFSHLDRLLDQSAHKILYYCKEMTLFLSACNVCLDPIIYFFMCRSFSRRLFKKSNIRTRSESIRSLQSVRRSEVRIYYDYTDV; translated from the exons ATGGGGCTCAACTTGACACTTGCAAAACTACCAA ATAACGAGCTGCATGGACAAGGTGGTCACACTCCAAGTAACACGAGTGATGGAACGGGAAAGAACACCACCCTTAACAACGAATTTGACACTATCGTCTTGCCTGTGCTTTACCTCATTATCTTTGTGGCAAGCATCTTGCTGAATGGTCTAGCGGTGTGGATCTTCTTCCACATCAGGAATAAAACCAGCTTCATATTTTATCTCAAAAACATAGTGGTGGCTGACCTCATAATGACGCTGACATTTCCATTTCGAATAGTCCATGATGCAGGATTCGGACCTTGGTACTTCAACTTTATCCTCTGCAGATACACTTCCGTTCTGTTTTATGCAAACATGTATACTTCCATCGTGTTTCTCGGGCTGATAAGCATTGATCGCTATCTGAAGGTGGTGAAGCCATTTGGGGACTCTCGCATGTACAGCATAACCTTTACGAAGGTTTTATCTGTTTGTGTTTGGGTGATCATGACTGTTCTGTCCTTGCCAAACATCATCCTAACAAATGGCCAACCAACTAAGGAAAATATCCAAGACTGCATGAAGCTTAAAAGTCCTCTGGGAATCAAATGGCATGAGGCAGTCATCTACATTAACAGCTGCCTGTTTGTGGCTGTGCTGGTGATTCTGATTGGGTGTTACATAGCCATATCCAGGTACATCCACAAATCCAGCAGGCAATTCATAAGTCAGTCAAGCCGAAAGCGAAAACACAACCAGAGCATCAGGGTGGTTGTGGCTGTGTTTTTTACCTGCTTTCTACCATATCACTTGTGCAGAATTCCTTTTACTTTTAGTCACTTAGACAGGCTTTTAGATCAATCTGCACACAAAATCCTGTACTACTGCAAAGAAATGACACTTTTCTTGTCTGCATGCAATGTATGCCTGGATCcaataatttactttttcatgTGTAGGTCATTTTCAAGAAGGCTGTTCAAGAAATCAAATATCAGAACCAGGAGCGAAAGCATCAGATCACTGCAAAGTGTCAGAAGATCCGAAGTCCGCATATATTATGATTATACTGATGTGTAG